The following nucleotide sequence is from Candidatus Zixiibacteriota bacterium.
TCGACAAAGCGGCAGCGGCAACTCCGTCAATCGACCTATATCTCCGACGGCGACCTGCGGCGCGTCAACAAGATGCTGGGGCACGGATAATCTGGGTCCGCCTTAAACGATGCCACGCGCAACCAACAATCCCGCCGGACGCCACCGCCGCAAAAAGTACCTCAAAGCGGCGCGCGGCAACTTTGGCGGACGACGCAAACTGATCCGGGTCGCGCGCGAAACGGTCGAGAAGGGGTGGACCTATGCCTATCGCGATCGCCGGGTCCGCAAGCGCACCATGCGCCGTCTCTGGACGGTCCGCATCAATGCCGCGCTTCGCGTGATCGGGTTGAACTACTCGGGCTTCATCAACGCGCTGAAGAAATCGGAGGTCACGCTGGATCGGAAGGTCCTGGCCCATATGGCGGCCACCGATCCGGCCGGTTTTGAGATGCTGGCACGCTCCGTCT
It contains:
- the rplT gene encoding 50S ribosomal protein L20; translated protein: MPRATNNPAGRHRRKKYLKAARGNFGGRRKLIRVARETVEKGWTYAYRDRRVRKRTMRRLWTVRINAALRVIGLNYSGFINALKKSEVTLDRKVLAHMAATDPAGFEMLARSVSRET